The Leptotrichia trevisanii DSM 22070 genome includes a region encoding these proteins:
- a CDS encoding transposase family protein — protein sequence MINNVEKIKKLKEENYQKIFGIKKNTFDKMLKLLNEAYRIEHLRGGHPPKLSVLDRLVIILSYYRDYRTMENIAFEYGVAKSTICECVKWVENILIKSEEFSLPKKRELVRDTEIEVVLVDATECEIERPKKNSGNIIQEKGKNIL from the coding sequence ATGATAAATAATGTTGAAAAAATAAAAAAACTTAAAGAAGAAAACTATCAGAAAATTTTTGGCATTAAAAAAAATACCTTTGACAAAATGCTGAAACTTTTGAATGAAGCATACAGAATTGAACATTTAAGAGGCGGACATCCGCCAAAACTGTCTGTTCTTGACAGGCTTGTAATTATACTTTCATACTATCGTGACTATAGAACTATGGAAAATATTGCCTTTGAATATGGTGTTGCAAAAAGTACCATCTGTGAGTGCGTTAAATGGGTTGAAAACATCTTGATAAAAAGCGAGGAGTTTTCTTTGCCCAAAAAAAGGGAACTTGTCAGGGACACTGAGATAGAAGTCGTGCTGGTTGATGCTACGGAATGTGAAATTGAGCGTCCTAAAAAAAACAGCGGAAATATTATTCAGGAAAAAGGAAAAAACATACTATAA
- a CDS encoding RND transporter — MDQIQKLSGEIASLETDVKKMFEDSKLVQRVIFSPADGYIVKINVVKGGTTNISTPVLILVRDDNLKIVTEPIETKKLEYVNIGNSAQVKSLNLTQNDKEKKADNSDNFKTFSAVLYKINDTNVENLKTLELLTNSFKDIILNEPLNIRIFYQKKENILTVPLKAVVKRKINNIIKTYIYFIDKDNKVTEKEVYTGINNGEKVEIYGIGIDKGQEIIVNPDDKLQNNVIVKRRSLEDEELARKKKLKKLEVETAKKKEEIEKDEIEIIRLKKGK, encoded by the coding sequence ATGGATCAAATACAAAAATTATCTGGAGAAATAGCAAGTTTGGAAACTGATGTGAAAAAAATGTTTGAAGATAGTAAACTTGTTCAAAGAGTTATTTTTAGTCCAGCAGATGGATATATTGTAAAAATTAATGTAGTAAAAGGTGGAACAACAAATATTTCTACTCCTGTTTTAATATTAGTTAGGGACGATAACTTAAAAATTGTAACAGAGCCAATTGAAACAAAAAAACTTGAATATGTAAATATTGGAAATTCTGCTCAAGTAAAATCCTTAAATTTAACACAAAATGATAAAGAAAAAAAGGCGGATAATTCAGATAATTTTAAAACTTTTTCAGCTGTATTATATAAAATTAATGATACAAATGTTGAAAATCTTAAAACTTTGGAATTATTGACAAATTCCTTTAAAGATATTATTTTAAATGAGCCTCTTAATATCCGAATCTTTTATCAAAAGAAAGAAAATATTTTAACTGTTCCATTAAAAGCTGTTGTAAAGAGGAAAATTAATAATATTATAAAAACCTATATTTATTTTATAGATAAAGATAATAAAGTTACAGAAAAAGAAGTTTACACAGGTATAAATAATGGTGAAAAAGTTGAGATTTACGGTATAGGAATAGATAAAGGTCAGGAAATTATTGTAAATCCAGATGATAAATTACAAAATAATGTTATTGTAAAAAGAAGAAGTTTGGAAGATGAAGAACTGGCAAGAAAGAAAAAATTAAAAAAATTAGAAGTTGAAACAGCGAAAAAGAAAGAAGAAATTGAAAAAGATGAAATAGAAATTATACGATTGAAGAAAGGAAAATAA
- a CDS encoding P-loop NTPase fold protein produces the protein MGKNKKLSFDDNNNLKKIIYWLMVNFFVLTALNFHSGVHIRKQAENIVYLFVFLSPTLFQLEGFRTKNIKIEKVILFLISVIFFQFVIGILKEYHCKIYYSILILFYSMYIYMIVSEICKMKHIKGIGKLFLIPIVVVSFVNIFLNLYLIKFPNYNFGKCKNENENIFKYIEIFIHGLASIAFLYLYVQTERSNLYKNSELEYQRLGKNDKLENNINRKDKIIIKRMIDNKERKKYLYGVIEMEEYEYLFLSKDLELGVLSKEIKNKLKKGRELIIDNFFGKIPQKVLLNIVPNSNKITIIEKRNKLIRGREEYLKQLNKEIRNERKSILVSDEWGNGKTFFIRKFMSKYNSEYEFIYIKTPYFNTKVEFRKKILSEIRRVFLKNKIFSTSVIELSKYFNVEFKGIIFNFQEIDYTNMISNLSEELRMINKKIILILDDVDRIDEKKIVREFLGFVGELNLELNNEITIITISSHEKLKGILELKDSDYLEKYFEKVFYLKNPSVLDKISFFGKENKLKKETISKIIEFEEFLNNEVKKVDEENTDQIRVEEKNKNLRNIERLIKRIRNYKIKNEVYEDISIIFDIIELLYPNFWKEIKKEVINEKTINENVKDESQIGVYNVMKEIKKKICMNRENLSNSYIYSMFEAKISNTR, from the coding sequence ATGGGAAAAAATAAAAAATTATCATTTGATGATAATAATAATTTAAAAAAAATAATATATTGGTTAATGGTAAATTTTTTTGTTTTAACAGCTCTAAATTTTCACTCAGGAGTGCATATTAGGAAACAAGCTGAAAATATAGTGTACCTTTTTGTATTTTTATCTCCAACTTTATTTCAATTAGAAGGATTTAGAACTAAAAATATAAAAATAGAAAAAGTAATTTTATTTTTAATAAGTGTAATATTTTTCCAATTTGTTATTGGAATATTAAAAGAGTATCATTGTAAAATTTATTATAGTATATTAATATTATTTTATTCAATGTATATCTATATGATTGTATCTGAAATATGTAAAATGAAACATATAAAAGGGATAGGAAAATTATTTTTAATTCCCATAGTAGTAGTAAGTTTTGTAAATATTTTTTTAAATCTCTACTTGATTAAGTTTCCAAACTATAATTTTGGAAAATGTAAAAATGAGAATGAAAATATATTTAAATATATAGAAATTTTTATACATGGGTTAGCATCTATTGCCTTTTTATATCTTTATGTCCAAACAGAAAGGTCCAATTTATATAAAAATAGTGAATTAGAATATCAAAGATTAGGTAAAAATGATAAATTAGAAAATAATATCAATCGAAAAGATAAAATAATTATAAAAAGAATGATTGACAATAAAGAACGGAAAAAATATTTGTATGGGGTAATTGAAATGGAGGAGTATGAGTATTTATTTTTATCAAAGGATTTAGAGTTGGGAGTTTTAAGTAAAGAAATAAAAAATAAATTAAAAAAAGGTAGAGAACTTATAATAGATAATTTTTTCGGTAAAATACCTCAAAAAGTCCTTTTAAATATAGTTCCTAATAGTAATAAAATTACTATTATAGAAAAAAGGAATAAACTTATAAGAGGTAGAGAAGAATATTTAAAACAATTAAATAAAGAAATAAGAAATGAACGAAAATCTATTTTAGTAAGTGACGAATGGGGAAATGGTAAAACATTTTTTATAAGAAAGTTTATGAGTAAATATAATTCAGAATATGAGTTTATATATATAAAAACTCCGTATTTTAATACAAAGGTTGAATTTAGAAAAAAAATTCTATCAGAAATAAGAAGAGTATTTTTAAAAAATAAAATATTTTCAACTTCTGTGATAGAATTGTCAAAATATTTTAATGTGGAATTTAAAGGTATAATATTTAATTTTCAAGAAATAGATTATACAAATATGATTTCAAACCTCTCAGAAGAATTAAGAATGATAAATAAAAAAATAATTCTAATTTTAGATGATGTAGATAGAATAGATGAGAAAAAAATAGTACGTGAGTTTCTGGGGTTTGTAGGTGAATTAAATTTGGAATTAAATAATGAAATTACTATTATAACTATTTCTTCACATGAAAAATTAAAAGGAATATTAGAGTTAAAGGATAGTGACTATCTTGAAAAATATTTTGAGAAAGTGTTTTATTTAAAAAATCCAAGCGTTCTTGATAAAATTTCTTTTTTTGGAAAAGAGAATAAATTGAAAAAAGAAACTATTAGTAAAATAATAGAGTTTGAAGAGTTTTTAAATAATGAAGTAAAGAAAGTAGATGAAGAAAATACTGATCAAATAAGGGTAGAAGAAAAAAATAAAAATTTAAGAAATATAGAAAGGCTTATTAAAAGAATAAGGAATTATAAAATAAAAAATGAAGTTTATGAAGACATATCTATTATTTTTGATATTATAGAATTATTGTATCCAAATTTTTGGAAAGAAATAAAAAAAGAGGTTATAAATGAAAAAACCATAAATGAAAATGTTAAAGATGAGAGTCAAATAGGTGTGTACAATGTTATGAAGGAGATAAAGAAAAAAATTTGTATGAATAGGGAGAATTTATCGAATTCTTATATTTATTCAATGTTTGAAGCCAAAATATCTAACACAAGATAA
- a CDS encoding transposase family protein, with product VYFSRDVLLIADKGYIGMDKIHGNSLVPKKSTKKHKLTKEDKKYNSIISRRRIYIEHVNRHIKKFRIVSTRYRNKRRKFALRFSLICAIYNFEL from the coding sequence GTGTGTATTTTTCAAGAGATGTCCTTTTAATTGCCGACAAGGGATACATAGGCATGGATAAGATACACGGCAACAGCTTGGTACCTAAAAAATCGACAAAAAAGCATAAATTAACTAAGGAGGACAAGAAATACAATTCAATTATTTCAAGACGTAGAATTTACATAGAGCATGTGAACAGGCATATCAAGAAATTTAGGATAGTGTCTACACGTTATAGAAACAAGAGGAGAAAATTTGCCCTGAGATTTTCGTTAATTTGTGCAATTTATAATTTTGAACTATAG
- a CDS encoding transposase, whose product MINNNNHLTSCTTFFPNYQLFLPMDIGVNISESSPVRVISKLLEGLDYGYLTQAYSKNKGRKRKIEAYKMFFIIAYAMFDGVNTTRAIEKNCRENINYMWILRGCPAPDHNTAIRFISNYKIEVEDLF is encoded by the coding sequence ATGATAAACAACAATAACCATTTAACTAGTTGTACTACATTTTTTCCAAATTATCAATTGTTTTTGCCTATGGATATTGGAGTTAATATCTCCGAATCATCGCCTGTTAGAGTAATTAGCAAATTATTGGAGGGATTAGACTATGGATACTTAACGCAAGCATACTCTAAAAATAAAGGCCGTAAGCGTAAAATTGAAGCCTATAAAATGTTTTTTATCATCGCATATGCTATGTTTGACGGTGTTAATACTACCAGAGCTATAGAAAAAAATTGTAGGGAAAATATTAATTACATGTGGATCTTAAGAGGATGTCCTGCCCCTGATCATAACACAGCTATCAGATTTATCTCTAACTATAAAATCGAAGTTGAAGATTTGTTCTAA
- a CDS encoding histidine phosphatase family protein, whose product MYIVRHGQTEWNVQEKFQGQLNSPLTEEGKVKIRKTATELADIEFEAVYTSKLGRTVGTAEIILESNNIEKRKNDNEKLKLQKLSELNEIYFGEWQGMNFKEIFVKYPEEAHNYFYDVKNYCAGNVKGEELKDGLKRFLRGLNKIVYENNGGNILVVTHGTVLELFFNYIENKEAHDLDERKLIGNGEYKVFTYENGKYRMYL is encoded by the coding sequence TTGTATATTGTTAGGCATGGGCAGACTGAGTGGAATGTGCAGGAAAAGTTTCAAGGGCAATTAAATTCGCCGCTTACAGAGGAAGGAAAAGTTAAAATCAGGAAAACGGCAACTGAGCTTGCAGATATTGAATTTGAGGCTGTTTATACAAGTAAGTTGGGAAGAACAGTTGGGACAGCTGAAATTATTTTGGAAAGTAATAATATTGAGAAAAGAAAAAATGATAATGAAAAATTGAAATTACAGAAATTGAGTGAATTAAATGAGATTTATTTTGGGGAATGGCAAGGGATGAATTTTAAGGAGATTTTTGTAAAATATCCAGAGGAGGCTCATAATTATTTTTATGACGTAAAAAATTATTGTGCAGGGAATGTGAAAGGAGAAGAACTGAAAGATGGATTAAAGCGATTTTTACGAGGATTGAATAAAATTGTGTATGAAAATAATGGTGGAAATATTTTAGTTGTTACGCATGGTACTGTTTTGGAGTTATTTTTTAATTATATTGAAAATAAGGAGGCTCACGATTTGGATGAAAGAAAATTAATTGGAAATGGGGAATATAAAGTATTTACATATGAGAACGGAAAATACCGTATGTATTTATAA